The genomic DNA ttattctcatgaagtaattaagattttttttgcaAACTCATCCATGCTCAAATTATAATTAATCAAAGTTCAGAGATGATACACAGTATTCTTCAGACATTAGAGTGTGACTGGTGGTGCAGTGTATGTCTCAGAATTTAGCTTGATGTGCTAATCCCCCCCCCAATTTTATCACATGACCACAGGTATTCAACACGCAGACTGTGCCCTTAAAAATCTGCTCTTGAATTCAAAATGTCCTTATCCTGATATTCATTAGTTCAACAGGCACACTAAGATAATTTAGGGCTACTCACATGAGTCAGACTTTGCAAGGTCATATCCCAGTGATTGTCCCATTACATATATGTCTGTTATCTTGAAATATCTGTATTCTTGTCAAAGACAAAAAATCTAAGGACAGCTTTCCTCAAGGCATCCTTTACCTCCTTGTTTCTCAGACTGTATATGAGGGGGTTGACCAGTGGGGTCAGGACACCATAGAagacagagaacactttgttTAGGTCCTTTAGTGCATCAGAGCCTGATAGCAAATACACAATGACTAGAGTcccatagaaaattgtcaccacaatgaggtgggaggagcaagTGGAAAAGGCTTTTTGCCTCCCggtggtggaagggattctcaggatggcGGAGATGATACAAACATAGGATGCCAGCGTTAATAGAAATGGAGGCAATGTGAATATGGAGGAATGTATGAAAGCAGTAACTTCCAATGTGTGGGTATTGCTGCATGACAGGTTTATTATTGGGGttaaatcacaaaagaaatggtcaacTTCATTGGGGCCACAGAATGTTAATTGGGACATCATAAATATTAAGATGGCAATAGATATAAATCCTCCTGTCCAAGACCCAACCACTAGCTTGATGCAGAACTTGCTGTTCATAAGGGCTGCATAATGCAGGGGTTTGCATATCGCTAAATATCGATCATAAGACATCATAGATAAGAGAGAACATTCAGTGGTTGCCAGAGAACCAAAGAAGTAAAATTGTGTGATGCAGCCTCTAACAGAGACggttctgtccccagtcaggagactcGCCAGCATCCTGGGaaggatggtggaggtgtagcaggtctccaagcaggccAAGTTCCCCAGgaaaaagtacatgggggtgtgaaggttcTGTTCAGCCACAACTAGCGCAATGATGAGGATGTTCCCAACCATGGTCACAATGTAGATCGctagaaacagcaggaagagaaggatCTGTAGCTGAGTGAGTGTCCCGAATCCtaggaggatgaattctgtgatgaGCGTTCCATTTCCCTGTTGTTTGTTTGCAGTAGTTTTCATCtgggggaaataaaaacaaatactgcaATTAATAGTCTAACATTCAAAGGAGTCAACATTTTAACTCCAATGTCCCCCTGTTGGTTGCCATCCCAATGACTAGGTCAAGGTGCCAGATGGTAGAGGCATTCTTGGTAGAGGCACTCTTCCCTCCACTGTGAAATAGTTGATGATATTACCATCTACCATTCTCTTAATGTAAGTTGAGATTTATGAAATGAGCTCTCTACATAAGCTCAGTTGCTcttgtgtaaaatggagataaagatACTTAGAACGTTCTTTCATATCTATGATAATGATTGCTTTATCACTGCTAAGCATTATCATACTTCTATGAGACCACACATAACTTTGAATATACTCTAGGAAGAGATACTAAACATGCCTGACAGTCACATCAAACTTTTATATTTGCTCCTCAATTTCTGCAGATCTGGCATAAATTGTGTGTTTGATAACACACATTATTTTCAGAGATGTCCtaatttttccaatgtgcatggaaactttttaaagacaccataatagaggcttaaattaaatgtatacctcaaatttaaaaacatagtaagaggaccaaaaaagtgccactgtggctaaacaacaaagtaaaagaatcagTCAGAGGCAAAAGGGAATCCTTGAAAAAGTAGAAGTTAAATCCTCTTGAGGAAAATATAAAGGAGCATCagctctggcaagtgaagtgtaaaaatgtaattaggaaggccaTAAAAACA from Malaclemys terrapin pileata isolate rMalTer1 chromosome 12, rMalTer1.hap1, whole genome shotgun sequence includes the following:
- the LOC128846659 gene encoding olfactory receptor 11A1-like, translating into MKTTANKQQGNGTLITEFILLGFGTLTQLQILLFLLFLAIYIVTMVGNILIIALVVAEQNLHTPMYFFLGNLACLETCYTSTILPRMLASLLTGDRTVSVRGCITQFYFFGSLATTECSLLSMMSYDRYLAICKPLHYAALMNSKFCIKLVVGSWTGGFISIAILIFMMSQLTFCGPNEVDHFFCDLTPIINLSCSNTHTLEVTAFIHSSIFTLPPFLLTLASYVCIISAILRIPSTTGRQKAFSTCSSHLIVVTIFYGTLVIVYLLSGSDALKDLNKVFSVFYGVLTPLVNPLIYSLRNKEVKDALRKAVLRFFVFDKNTDISR